AACtaattaattcgtttcttctagaattaagtataaattaattccagCAATTCCATAATAATTTGAGTGTGACTTTTTTTGTTCACCTTCAACTAGACTTTAGTTTGTGCctaacataataattattaaattaattatttttaattaatcattaatcgAAAAATTTCCACACCATGGATGACCGTCTAGCTACAGTTCATAGCACTTGAAACTAAGTGAATGTtcgcgtgaacatttaggctctcgagtacCATACTGGTACGGTCCTTTTATCATCCATCTTCGATCTAAGTTTAGAACATAGAGTTGGTTGTTAGCTTGGAATAGAAAACTATGCTCAATAGCTTTGACAACCATGATGATGTGCAACTTTTCACCTTATATAGTTTAGCACAAATGTGGGTTGGATTATATTCTCTTATTTGGAATTTAGTCTTAATCCAGCCATGAACGAGCACAAGCCAGCACAACACCCTATCAATTATATGTACACAACACGAGTTTTCAAGAACTAAAGAGACAGAGATTCAACCAAATTGAAAGTAGACAAGAAAGTTGCATgattatattcaaattcaatgcaaattttgtttaataatgaTGACATTCGggataattatgatttttggtCCCTATACCTAATCACTTATTCAGTTTTGGTTCTCAAacattgtaaaaaaattattttatagtaattgCTTTTGTGAcaaccaaattaatattttataatagctTTTGACTAATTGTAACGGTGTTTGTAACAGATAGCCTACTGCGGCTTTTTTGAGCgtcacaaaatatttgttacgGACCAACATGAATAAGTAAAATCTGCTGGCGTGCCCCAGCCGAACATTACACGATTTTGCTGCAAAATCGGGATACGCTCGATCAAATTACTTTCAAGCCTCTCTGCATTAGAAGGATGGCACATGGAACCATCCTCCATTTGATGTGTGGCATGCCACAATCATATGTTCCGCAATTGCTCTTGAAACATACAACCTCTGCAGATGGGAGTAagatgcaagcaacccccttatgatattgcaaatgagcaaattaccctcttatgaaaaaataaatagcgattgacctcctatattttttaaaatacaacaatttacctcactatgatttttttaaaattaagcaatttacctccccgtataaggaggtaaattacttcattttaaaaatatagaagggtaaattgctatatttgttttttcataagtgggtaatgtgctcatttataatatcacaagaaggtaaattgctattcaccctaaaAATCTTTATAggaacaattaaaatttagactTTTGCAATATATAgctaaaataattcattaatttattggaatgcaataatataaatttcaaacacCAACAAACTGTCTATTACATTGCCCCTGAGAAGAACAATTAACATCTAACAAATAACAAGTGAAAAAACGACGACGACGTTTAGCAGGGGGGCAGGTCTGGAGGTGGAGGCAGCATTTTAGCATTAGGGGTGTTGCCATCTTTAACGATGAACGCCATCAGCATTCCCCAGCTATAGTGACGGGCTAAATGGCAGTGCAACAACCAAACTCCtgtaatatatacattattagttaaaatcagcttgtaattaattatgcaattattatttactataaatagtgagaatatatataccaCATTTTCCGTGGGATCCTCATTTTAATTAGGTCATATGCAAGTCacgtataattttttgatgaatttacaaaaaaaagctttttatgtatttaccCTCCTCCCCCAATgcaaaattatctttttatgtaattttaaattctaattgtTTGATAGTTTTTTCGATCATATTTACCGTAAATCTTATTATGTCAAACACTCTAACATTTTATAGttttgggaaaaatgcaagtaacctCTTGTGATATgccaaatgagcaaattaccccctaataaaaaaaaaatttacctccttgtatttttaaaacacaacaatttatctccctatattttttaaaaataaagcaatttacctcactatataaggaggtacatacagggaagtaaattgcttcattttaaaaagtataggagggtaaattgctatatgtTTTTTCATAGGGTAgctatgctcattttcaatatcacaaggggataTTCATCCTATAAGCTCTAGCatcttatttattcaaaaactttaaaaagttTGACTTTTAAataggagcttataagatatttcgGAGAAGTTTCGCCATACAGagtctaaataaaattagacgTACCTGGATTACTGGCCTTGAATCTAATCGCTGTCCAGCCATTTCTAGGAACTGCGATTGTGTTTTGCAATGGAGGGTCGACAAGGTTATAACTCAAAGGATCCCTATCTCTGTCGAAGTTTCCAAATCCGGAGCCGACGACATAAAAACTATACCCATGTAAGTGCATCGGATGATCGATCCCTGCAACAATATTAGTACCTTGGAAAACAAGCTCCACCGTGGAATTATATTCAAGCACCTTCACTTCGGTGCCGTTCACGGGGACCCAGAGATCCCTGGGAATTATACTTGCTGTGTAATTGAACTTCAGAGGCGGATTACTGGGAAAATCCGTCCCATAAACCCCTTTAATCCGCTCATAATAAGCTTGAAGAATGTCGATCCTTGGGAAATCAAATGACACGTTGTTCAAACTGCCTAAGAATCGCTCATTAAAGGGTCCGGCACATGAATTATTAACGCACGGGCTTAAATTGAGTGAAATGGTGAAGAAAAACTTGTTGGTCACGTTCAATGGGACATCTATCGGGTAATCTTTGTTTGATAAGCTTCTGAGTTGTGTGGTGAAATTGGTCGACGCGAGTGTGTCGTTGAACTCAGGGAGAGAAGGGAGCAACGGGGACGACGGAGGTGTGTAGTTTCCGCTATATTGAACTATAGCGGTGGTGGTTGTGTTGTCATAGGGTCCTGCACTAGCATAAGCGGCCGCGGCCATGTAATAGTGACTTGGGGGCTGATTGGCTTCGAACAAGAAGTCGATGGTTTGTCCGGGAGAGATAGTAATGTAGTCGGTCTTCAAAGGTTTGGTGTAGGCGCCGTCGGTACCGACGACAGTGATGCTATGGTTTGCAATTCTGAAGAACAAAATGGTATTCATGGCTGCATTCACCATTCTGAGTAGGTAAGTCTTGCCATAGTCTACGGTCATTTTGAATGTATCTGCATTGTTTGTGgggaaatataaaaaattagaatttatgtGTAGAATCTATAATGAGAAAGGTCAATAAtacctcttctttcttttttctatatggataattacatctaaattttgaattctttaagTACATAGAATATCAAGCACAAAATTTGTCAGAAATTACAATCTAATCGGAATTTGGAGCTCACGTGAGGTGCATATCCAAAATCCGACTATATTTGCAAATTGCAATTGTCTCTGATGTGTTACACCACGACCTTAGGGTGGTTAAgtcaagaaaaattacaattttagtccaattattatagaaatttggcaattttagcTTTATTGAAAAAGCAATTGAGTCCTGCAACTTAAAAAAGTGATTCAGAAAAAATCTActgaaaaatacaatatgGCCCAAATTCcaaccaaattaaaattttaatttttgatgaattttgtccttaatataccaatttattaaaatttatataatttgatgccaatttaaattcaatatgattaaaattatcatctctataattatgaaattaaaattataatttttcgttGCAgtcatattataattaaaagacaaaGGAAAATGCCCTTTTCCTTCCTCTCCAATATGTGCCTTCACATAAAAAGAGTTAATCaactttctttccttttttttttttattttcttttcgaaAATAATCTTAGaaatccttttttattttaaatgcaTCGAGAGTTCTAAATCAACCAATATAccattattacaatattcagtacataatacatcaatatttttaaatcaatcaacaaattcaaaataaacaaagaaacaatatactactattaaaaaaaaagactaaatacCTATATTTGTGGGACTCAAACTCATAACCTCTCGACTTAATAGCCGGAAAGACTTAATGAAAGTAAATGTATGGGAATATAGGGAAGGATGAAACCTTGTGCTGAGCATGGATACAGATCACCAGGCTGACCATTTATAAGGTAAGCATCAGAAACATTTGGGTCACCTCCATTCTGCAAAAATTCATTTAGCACTGCCTGTATATCACTCTTCCACCACTCCCCTGTACAAAcaaattataccaaaaaaaaaaccctaattgttatattaatatttcactttttatcattaaatattctacatataaataaagtattatcCGGTATTCTAATTATTAGATTCTTgaatacattataaataactataatttaaaatcgtGACGACTCAATATTATCTACcatgatcaaataaaattatacaaaaatctagatttaatttaatcgcGATTAACCAACATTCTGACATGATTTTAGCTATACGTAATATTTTAGTATCGGCTTGCATGAACGTTGACAACTCATAGTTATTGTGCagccataattaattaataaaattttatttttaatcaaggtcaatataattaataatggaaagaatgcaatttaccccttgtgatttgagaaatgaGCCAAAAAAATTcctgtaaaatttaaaataacaaataaccccctttattttggaaaaacaaataaattactgTCCTATCTAAACCATAAATAGGGGTaattcactttattttttgaaacataggaaggtaattttctaattcttttttcatagggaagtatttgttcatttaacatatcacaaaagataaattagacgcaattaataattattgaatccAATACAATATCTTATACCTAATATAATTGGGATTTCCGCGTGAGGTTTAAGGAAAGGATAGTCGTTTTTCTTCTTAGGGTAGACAACGATTGCACCATGCACGGTGGCTCTAGACCAGTCACTATGCGCGTGCCACCACAAAGTTCCGATCTCATTTGAAAGCACGACTTTTTGGTTAAACCTCGATCCGGGCTGAATCGGGCACTGAGTTATCCATTCGGGACCGTCCGACCACGGATATCTTGGTTGTTTCACTCCGTGCCtgcaattattttgtttttctttaacaatGATTGTCACATAGAATAcacatgattaaaattaatcccGTTACATATT
The window above is part of the Sesamum indicum cultivar Zhongzhi No. 13 linkage group LG2, S_indicum_v1.0, whole genome shotgun sequence genome. Proteins encoded here:
- the LOC105179108 gene encoding laccase-14-like: MGSYAIMKVLMMFECLIGFLLFGFVSVPVHAKIHTHKFVVVDTPYTRLCSSKSILTVNGQFPGPTICVTQGDTIFIDVINRARENITIHWHGVKQPRYPWSDGPEWITQCPIQPGSRFNQKVVLSNEIGTLWWHAHSDWSRATVHGAIVVYPKKKNDYPFLKPHAEIPIILGEWWKSDIQAVLNEFLQNGGDPNVSDAYLINGQPGDLYPCSAQDTFKMTVDYGKTYLLRMVNAAMNTILFFRIANHSITVVGTDGAYTKPLKTDYITISPGQTIDFLFEANQPPSHYYMAAAAYASAGPYDNTTTTAIVQYSGNYTPPSSPLLPSLPEFNDTLASTNFTTQLRSLSNKDYPIDVPLNVTNKFFFTISLNLSPCVNNSCAGPFNERFLGSLNNVSFDFPRIDILQAYYERIKGVYGTDFPSNPPLKFNYTASIIPRDLWVPVNGTEVKVLEYNSTVELVFQGTNIVAGIDHPMHLHGYSFYVVGSGFGNFDRDRDPLSYNLVDPPLQNTIAVPRNGWTAIRFKASNPGVWLLHCHLARHYSWGMLMAFIVKDGNTPNAKMLPPPPDLPPC